Proteins encoded within one genomic window of Variovorax sp. OAS795:
- the lpdA gene encoding dihydrolipoyl dehydrogenase produces MSEQHIKVPDIGDFDEVAVIEVLVNVGDTVKAEQSLITVESDKASMEIPSSAGGVVKSLAVKVGDKVKEGSVVLTLEVDGAAAPAAAAPTPAAAAPAPKAAPAAAPAAAPAASSYGGKVDVECDVVVLGAGPGGYSAAFRAADLGLKVVLIERYATLGGVCLNVGCIPSKALLHVASVMDEVKHFADLGVSFAAPTVDRAKLLGHKNKVVGKLTGGLTAMAKMRKVTVLRGVGNFIDPYHLEVEETSGTSWDTTGKKQTVKFRNAIIAAGSQSVSLPFMPKDDPRIVDSTGALEMGTDPKRMLVLGGGIIGLEMGTVYSTLGARLDVVEMLDGLMQGADRDLVKVWQKMNAPRFDNIMLKTKTVGAEATKEGIKVTFEGEQAPKEPQVYDLVLQAVGRSPNGKKIGAEKAGVAVSDRGFIPVDIQMRTNVPHIFAIGDIVGQPMLAHKAVHEAHVAAEVIAGEQKGDKELSSAAFNARVIPSVAYTDPEVAWVGLTEDQAKAEGIKVKKGHFPWNASGRAIANGRDEGFTKLLFDAETHRILGGGIVGTHAGDMIGEIALAIEMGADEIDIGKTIHPHPTLGESIGMAAEVAHGTCTDLPPAKKA; encoded by the coding sequence ATGAGCGAACAACACATCAAGGTGCCCGACATCGGTGACTTCGACGAAGTCGCGGTGATCGAGGTGCTGGTCAATGTCGGCGACACGGTCAAGGCCGAGCAGTCGCTGATCACGGTCGAATCGGACAAGGCCTCGATGGAAATCCCGTCGTCGGCGGGCGGCGTGGTGAAGTCCCTCGCGGTCAAGGTCGGCGACAAGGTGAAGGAGGGCTCGGTGGTGCTGACGCTCGAGGTCGACGGCGCTGCGGCGCCTGCGGCAGCCGCACCGACGCCAGCTGCTGCCGCACCCGCACCCAAGGCCGCCCCTGCCGCGGCGCCGGCTGCTGCGCCCGCGGCATCCAGCTACGGCGGCAAGGTCGACGTGGAATGCGACGTCGTCGTGCTCGGTGCCGGCCCCGGCGGCTACTCGGCCGCCTTCCGTGCGGCCGACCTCGGTCTCAAAGTGGTGCTGATCGAACGCTACGCCACGCTCGGCGGCGTGTGCCTGAACGTCGGCTGCATTCCGTCGAAGGCGCTGCTGCACGTGGCCTCGGTCATGGACGAAGTGAAGCATTTCGCCGACCTGGGCGTGAGCTTCGCGGCCCCGACGGTCGATCGCGCCAAGCTGCTCGGCCACAAGAACAAGGTGGTGGGCAAGCTCACCGGCGGCCTCACGGCCATGGCCAAGATGCGCAAGGTGACGGTGCTGCGCGGCGTCGGCAACTTCATCGACCCCTACCACCTGGAAGTCGAGGAAACCTCGGGCACCAGCTGGGACACCACGGGCAAGAAACAGACCGTCAAGTTCCGCAACGCGATCATCGCAGCCGGTTCGCAGTCGGTCAGCCTGCCGTTCATGCCGAAGGACGATCCGCGCATCGTCGATTCCACGGGCGCGCTCGAGATGGGCACCGATCCCAAGCGCATGCTGGTCCTGGGCGGCGGCATCATCGGCCTTGAAATGGGCACGGTGTATTCCACGCTCGGCGCGCGGCTCGACGTTGTCGAGATGCTCGACGGCCTGATGCAGGGCGCCGACCGCGACCTGGTCAAGGTATGGCAGAAGATGAACGCGCCGCGCTTCGACAACATCATGCTGAAGACCAAGACGGTCGGCGCCGAAGCCACGAAGGAGGGCATCAAGGTCACCTTCGAGGGCGAGCAGGCCCCCAAGGAGCCGCAGGTGTACGACCTGGTGCTGCAGGCCGTGGGCCGCAGCCCCAACGGCAAGAAGATCGGTGCCGAGAAGGCGGGCGTGGCGGTGAGCGACCGCGGCTTCATTCCGGTCGATATCCAGATGCGCACCAACGTGCCGCACATCTTCGCCATCGGCGACATCGTGGGCCAGCCCATGCTGGCGCACAAGGCGGTGCACGAGGCGCACGTGGCGGCCGAGGTGATTGCCGGCGAGCAGAAGGGCGACAAGGAGCTTTCGAGCGCCGCCTTCAACGCCCGCGTCATTCCGAGCGTCGCCTACACCGACCCCGAGGTGGCGTGGGTCGGCCTCACCGAAGACCAGGCCAAGGCCGAAGGCATCAAGGTCAAGAAGGGCCACTTCCCATGGAATGCCTCTGGCCGCGCCATCGCCAACGGCCGCGACGAGGGCTTCACCAAGCTGCTGTTCGACGCCGAGACGCACCGCATCCTGGGTGGCGGCATCGTCGGCACGCATGCCGGCGACATGATCGGCGAGATTGCACTGGCCATCGAAATGGGCGCGGACGAGATCGACATCGGCAAGACCATCCATCCGCACCCCACGTTGGGCGAGAGCATCGGCATGGCGGCCGAGGTGGCGCACGGTACGTGCACCGACTTGCCGCCGGCGAAGAAGGCCTGA
- a CDS encoding C40 family peptidase, with translation MRFFVLPASLLFAVAVQAAPQQDRTDDELARMLADKGLIGQLQQVRQTVTERTSDLVVTAIGFLGVPYRRGGNTAESGFDCSGFVRAMYNQTVGHLLPRRAEEQAAATEKIDPSQLKPGDLVFFNTMRRAFSHVGIYVGEGKFIHSPRTGAQVRVEDMNGSYWSRRFDGARRVLGGAPNEEVKAAATAAAHTGN, from the coding sequence ATGCGTTTTTTCGTCCTACCCGCGTCCCTCCTGTTTGCCGTCGCCGTCCAAGCCGCCCCCCAACAGGATCGCACCGATGACGAACTGGCCCGAATGCTCGCCGACAAGGGCCTGATCGGACAACTCCAGCAGGTCCGCCAGACCGTCACCGAACGCACTTCCGACCTCGTGGTGACCGCCATCGGCTTCCTTGGCGTCCCGTACCGCCGCGGCGGCAACACCGCGGAATCGGGCTTCGATTGCAGCGGCTTCGTGCGCGCCATGTACAACCAGACGGTCGGCCACCTGCTCCCCCGTCGTGCGGAAGAACAAGCGGCGGCCACCGAGAAGATCGACCCCAGCCAGCTCAAGCCCGGCGACCTCGTCTTCTTCAACACCATGCGCCGCGCGTTCAGCCATGTCGGCATCTACGTCGGCGAAGGCAAGTTCATCCATTCGCCGCGCACCGGCGCCCAGGTGCGTGTGGAAGACATGAATGGCAGCTACTGGAGCCGCCGCTTCGATGGCGCACGCCGCGTGCTCGGCGGCGCGCCGAACGAAGAGGTCAAGGCTGCGGCCACTGCCGCGGCGCACACCGGCAACTGA